CTACGAACGGTGGAATTTCGACGAACTGAAAGAACTCCTCGACTACGAGATCGCCCCGCGGGGTCTCACATTCACCCGTGGCGAGGAATGGATACAACAGCGCCACTTCCTCCAGCCGATGTTCGGGCTGAACCGGTTGCGAGGGTTCAGTTCGTCCATGGTTGCTACCACGGAACAACTGATCGAGGAGTGGGATGACGGCGAAGAAATCGTCATCAACGAGGAGTTCTCGGAACTGACGCTGTCGATACTCACTAATTCGCTGTTCGATTTCGACCTCGGCGAGCACCGGGAAGTGATCACCGATGCCGCCGACGAGCTACAGACCATGGCCGATATGAGTGGCCTCAGTGCCGTCGAAATGCTCTTGCCGTCGTGGGTGCCGACTCACAGGAACCGACGGTATACGCAGGCTATGGATGCGTTCGACGAAACGGTCGATACGCTCATTGAAGAGCGGAGAGCGAACCCCGGCCAGTACGACGACTTCCTGACGATGATGCTCGAAAAGGAGGACGACCACGAGTATTCGATGACCGATGCGGAAATTCACGACCACTTGATTACGTTTCTCATCGCTGGTCACGAGACGACAGCGATGGCACTGACGTTCACGTGGTTGTTGCTGGCGACCCATCCCGATGAGCGCGACCGATTATCGCAGGAAGCCACGACTGTGCTTGACGGCCCGCCTACGGCAGAAGACCTTGCCGACCTCACCGCTACCGAGCACGTCGCCAAGGAAGCGATGCGGCTCTATCCGCCAGCGGGGATGCTGTTCCGCGAGGCTGTTGAGGAGACAGCGCTTGGAGGGTACTACATTCCCGAAGGAACGAAGATCCTACTACCACAGTTCACTGTTCACAAGGACGACCGATGGTTCGACGCGCCCGAGCAGTTCCGGCCCGAGCGTTTTACCGATGCTCGGAGTGACAGACGGCCGGACTTTGCGTACTTCCCCTTTGGCGGTGGTCCCCACCAGTGTATCGGGATGCACTTTGCGATGATGGAGCTGAAACACATCATCCCGATGCTTGCCCGAAATGTAGAATTCGAGCTGTTGAGTTCGCCTCAGCCCGAGATAAACATGGAGTTGACGTTGCAACCTTCCGAGGATGTTCGGATGCGTGTTCACAAACAGTGACTCACCGTAGCAAGTTAGCGACAAAGATTCGGGGGTCTGTACCATCAGCGGGCGCTGCTATATAACTCAGCGTGCAAAGCTGAATGTGCAATATACGCGCCCTGTATTCAGCACGGCTACGGCAACCGCTCACCAGCTGAGTATCTCAGCGGGACCAACAATCACTCCAGCCAGACGCTCGCGAACGCGTCGAAGTAGTCCGACCCGGTGTCGACGAGGACGTGGTCGCCTCCCAGCCGCGTGACCCGGTTCGCGACGGCGTCGACGTGGGCGTCTAACCGTGACTGGTAGGTGTCCGCCATCGAACCGCTGAAATAGGAGCGACGGGTCTGGTCGCTCTCCGGGTCGGCGAACAGGACGTCGCCGACCGCGCCCGGGTCGCGTTCGTCTGGCGCGACGACACGGACGACCAGCACGTCCACCTCGTTCCGGACGAGCGCGGCGATACCCGCTTCGAACTCCTCTGGGTCGGCCAGACAGTCGCTCAGAATGACGACGAGCGAGCGCGACCGGATGCGCTCTGCGTACTCCGAGAGGACCGTCTCGAAGTCGGCCGAGCCGGACGGCTCCATGGCGTTCAGCTGGTCGATGAGGTTCAGCAGCTCCCCCCGGTTCGACCGCCCGGTGTCGAGGCGGTCGACCCGCTCCCGGAACGTCTCGAACAGGAAGTCGTTGTTCTCCTCGGCGGTGAGGTAGGCAAAGCCCAGCCCGAGTTTCGCCGCGAACTCGAACTTATTGGCCTCCCCATCACCGTAGTCCATCGAGGCGCTGGCGTCGAGCAGGACGTGGACCGTCAGGCTGCGCTCCTCCTCGAACTGCTTGATGAAGTACTCCTCCGTGCGGGCGAACAGCCGCCAGTCGATGAGCCTGGTGTCGTCACCCGGCGAGTATCGGCGGTAGTCGCTGAAGGTCAGCCCCTCACCGATCCGGGGGGACTCCTGGTCGCCCTGCCGGAGTGCCGTCGACACCCGGTTGAGCGCCGCGTCGAACCGGCCCAGTTCGTCGAGGAAGTCGGGTTCGATAGTCACGAGTCACCTCCCGGGGATTCGTCGTCCGATTGTCCGTGCGATGCCGGCATCGTCACTCGAAGAGCGACTGGACGACGTCGTCGGTCGTCAGCCCCTCCCGCTCCGCGCGGAAGTCGAGCAGGATGCGGTGTCTGAGCACGGGCGCGGCCAGCGCTTCGAGGTCCTCGCTGGCCACGTGCGACCGGCCAAAGAGGAAAGCGCGCGCCTTCGAGGCGAGGACGAGCGCCATGCTCGCCCGCGGACTCGCCCCGAACTCGATGGTGTCCTCCTCGCGGGTCCGGCGGACGAGCCGAATCGCCCGGTCCCGCAGGTCGTCGGCGATAGGGACCTCCCGGACGTACTGCTGGGCGGTCTGTATCTCCTGCCGGGTGAGCACTTTCTCGATGGGGACCTGTGGCTTCCCGCTGGTGAACATCTCGACGATGTCCCGTTCCTCCTCGTAGTTCGGGTAGTCGACCAGGATCTTCATCATGAAGCGGTCGGTCTGTGCCTCGGGCAGCGCGTAAGTCCCCGACTGGTCGATGGGGTTCTGCGTCGCGAGGATGAAGAACGGCCGGGGCAACTGGTAGGTCTCGCCGGCGGCCGTCACCTGCTTCTCCTGCATCGCTTCGAGCAGCGCGGCCTGCGTCTTCGGCGTGGCACGATTGATCTCGTCGGCGAGGACGACGTTGGCGAAGACCGGCCCCTTCTCGAAGACGAAGTCCCGGCCCTGTTCGGTCTCACGGATTATCTCGGTCCCGGTGATGTCGGAGGGCATCAGGTCCGGCGTGTTCTGGATGCGCGAGAACTCGAGGTCGGTCACCTCCGCGATGGTCCGGACC
This DNA window, taken from Haloarcula ordinaria, encodes the following:
- a CDS encoding cytochrome P450 — encoded protein: MPGDDTGSGPDDETDELPPGPDGLPVLGNTHQYVKQPMGFFDDLAEYGDVAHCEFPRIDAVAVFHPEHIGEVLLGQDTYERWNFDELKELLDYEIAPRGLTFTRGEEWIQQRHFLQPMFGLNRLRGFSSSMVATTEQLIEEWDDGEEIVINEEFSELTLSILTNSLFDFDLGEHREVITDAADELQTMADMSGLSAVEMLLPSWVPTHRNRRYTQAMDAFDETVDTLIEERRANPGQYDDFLTMMLEKEDDHEYSMTDAEIHDHLITFLIAGHETTAMALTFTWLLLATHPDERDRLSQEATTVLDGPPTAEDLADLTATEHVAKEAMRLYPPAGMLFREAVEETALGGYYIPEGTKILLPQFTVHKDDRWFDAPEQFRPERFTDARSDRRPDFAYFPFGGGPHQCIGMHFAMMELKHIIPMLARNVEFELLSSPQPEINMELTLQPSEDVRMRVHKQ
- a CDS encoding DUF58 domain-containing protein produces the protein MTIEPDFLDELGRFDAALNRVSTALRQGDQESPRIGEGLTFSDYRRYSPGDDTRLIDWRLFARTEEYFIKQFEEERSLTVHVLLDASASMDYGDGEANKFEFAAKLGLGFAYLTAEENNDFLFETFRERVDRLDTGRSNRGELLNLIDQLNAMEPSGSADFETVLSEYAERIRSRSLVVILSDCLADPEEFEAGIAALVRNEVDVLVVRVVAPDERDPGAVGDVLFADPESDQTRRSYFSGSMADTYQSRLDAHVDAVANRVTRLGGDHVLVDTGSDYFDAFASVWLE
- a CDS encoding AAA family ATPase encodes the protein MSSGHDIDTIQQKLQDARDQIRKRIVGQRDVLVQLLVCILADGNALLESNPGLGKTTMVRTIAEVTDLEFSRIQNTPDLMPSDITGTEIIRETEQGRDFVFEKGPVFANVVLADEINRATPKTQAALLEAMQEKQVTAAGETYQLPRPFFILATQNPIDQSGTYALPEAQTDRFMMKILVDYPNYEEERDIVEMFTSGKPQVPIEKVLTRQEIQTAQQYVREVPIADDLRDRAIRLVRRTREEDTIEFGASPRASMALVLASKARAFLFGRSHVASEDLEALAAPVLRHRILLDFRAEREGLTTDDVVQSLFE